A stretch of the Lolium perenne isolate Kyuss_39 chromosome 3, Kyuss_2.0, whole genome shotgun sequence genome encodes the following:
- the LOC127342870 gene encoding protein TIFY 11e translates to MAAASRFAAACGALSQYVKEAADHRAQLAQPAPSPSPAVRPLPLMPGADVTSRGEEPEADPASRAAAAQLTIFYGGRVLVLDDCPADKAAVLLRLAVAAAAAAKAKPETEPQVGARGDVLVAVADLPVARKASLQRFMDKRKGRLAARDQPYRRPDAALRDHLALAL, encoded by the coding sequence ATGGCAGCGGCAAGCCGATTCGCGGCTGCGTGCGGCGCTCTCAGCCAGTACGTGAAGGAGGCTGCAGATCACAGGGCTCAGCTCGCGCAGCCGGCCCCATCCCCATCCCCGGCCGTGCGGCCTCTCCCCCTCATGCCAGGCGCCGATGTTACTAGCAGGGGAGAAGAGCCCGAGGCGGATCCGGCGAGCAGGGCTGCGGCagcgcagctcaccatcttctacgGCGGGAGGGTACTGGTGCTCGACGACTGTCCGGCTGACAAGGCGGCCGTCCTGCTGCGGCTCGCCGTTGCCGCGGCCGCGGCCGCTAAGGCTAAGCCAGAGACAGAGCCCCAAGTCGGAGCGCGTGGTGATGTGCTCGTCGCCGTCGCGGACCTGCCGGTGGCGAGGAAGGCGTCGCTGCAGCGGTTCATGGATAAGAGGAAGGGCAGGCTCGCCGCGCGTGATCAGCCGTACCGCCGGCCGGATGCCGCGCTCCGTGATCATCTCGCGCTTGCGCTCTGA